Proteins encoded by one window of Streptomyces sp. NBC_01477:
- a CDS encoding YjbQ family protein — MADHYRSRVIDVSTGSVESVYDLTADCEAFLREEARGGDGLLNVFVPHATAGVAVIETGAGSDDDLLAALRELLPADDRWRHRHGSPGHGRDHVLPALVPPHATLPVVGGKLELGTWQSVVMVDTNRDNPRRQVRLSFLG; from the coding sequence ATGGCCGACCACTACCGTTCGCGCGTCATCGACGTCTCCACCGGGTCGGTGGAGTCCGTGTACGACCTCACCGCCGACTGCGAGGCCTTCCTCCGGGAGGAGGCCCGCGGGGGCGACGGGCTGCTGAACGTGTTCGTGCCGCACGCGACCGCCGGGGTCGCCGTCATCGAGACGGGTGCGGGCAGCGACGACGATCTGCTGGCCGCCCTGCGGGAGTTGCTGCCCGCCGACGACCGGTGGCGGCACCGGCACGGCAGCCCCGGGCACGGCCGCGACCATGTGCTGCCCGCGCTCGTACCACCGCACGCCACGCTGCCGGTGGTCGGCGGAAAGCTGGAGCTGGGGACATGGCAGTCCGTGGTGATGGTGGACACCAACCGGGACAACCCGCGCCGCCAGGTGCGGCTGAGCTTTCTCGGCTGA
- a CDS encoding DoxX family protein, translated as MPARSAQLLAGLLAGAAVTHFARPEQYDALVPSALPGSARTWTQASGAVEAVLAAAVALPATRRTGALLTAGFFVAVFPANVKMAYDWRHRRTPYKAAAYARLPVQVPLVLWALKVSRSAAMTSGG; from the coding sequence GTGCCCGCACGTTCCGCCCAACTGCTTGCCGGCCTGCTCGCCGGTGCCGCCGTCACCCACTTCGCGCGCCCCGAGCAGTACGACGCCCTGGTGCCGTCCGCGCTCCCCGGCAGCGCCCGTACCTGGACGCAGGCCAGCGGAGCGGTGGAAGCCGTGCTGGCCGCGGCCGTCGCGCTGCCCGCCACCCGGCGCACCGGCGCCTTGCTCACCGCGGGCTTCTTCGTCGCCGTCTTCCCGGCCAACGTCAAGATGGCCTACGACTGGCGCCACCGCCGCACCCCGTACAAGGCCGCCGCATACGCCCGGCTGCCGGTCCAGGTGCCGCTGGTGCTGTGGGCGCTCAAGGTCAGCCGCTCTGCGGCGATGACGTCAGGAGGATGA
- a CDS encoding ABC transporter ATP-binding protein: MTYTLSRESRSRTRIRTPVVPPRPRSPLRPENDLASRWTPPEKKPATPTDVRRIVRLFRPYRGRLAVVGVLVGLSSLVSVASPFLLRAILDTAIPQGRTGLLSLLALGMIATAVATGVFGVLQTLISTTVGQRVMHDLRTAVYERLQRMSLAFFTRTRTGEVQSRIANDIGGMQATVTSTATSLVSNATAVIASVVAMAALDWRLTIVSLLLLPVFVWIARRVGRERKKIATERQKQMASMSAIVTESLSVSGILLGRTMGRADSLTRDFSTESERLVDLEVRSNMQGRWRMAVIGIVMSAMPALLYWAAGLTTGHGGPALSIGTLVAFVSLQQGLFRPTVSLLATGVQMQTSLALFQRIFEYLDLPLDITERPGARSLGTVRGDIAFEAVDFAYDAESGAPTLRGIDVAVPAGGSLAVVGATGSGKSTLSYLVPRLYDVTAGRVTIDGTDVRDLTFDTLAAAVGVVSQETYLFHASVAENLRFAKPDATDDEIHAAARAAQIHEHIAALPDGYDTLVGERGYRFSGGEKQRLAIARTILRNPPVLILDEATSALDTRTEQAVQDAIDTLSAGRTTVTIAHRLSTIRDADQIVVLDAGRIIERGTHDELLAAGGRYAALVQRDTQLATSAP; this comes from the coding sequence ATGACCTACACTCTCAGTCGAGAGTCCCGCAGCCGTACCCGGATCCGCACCCCAGTCGTACCGCCACGCCCGAGGAGTCCTTTGCGCCCCGAAAACGATCTCGCTTCCCGGTGGACGCCACCGGAGAAAAAACCCGCCACCCCCACCGACGTCCGCCGTATCGTGCGGCTGTTCCGGCCCTACCGCGGCCGGCTGGCCGTCGTGGGCGTCCTCGTCGGCCTGTCCTCGCTGGTCTCCGTCGCCTCGCCCTTCCTGCTGCGGGCGATCCTGGACACCGCGATCCCGCAGGGCCGCACCGGCCTGCTGAGCCTGCTCGCCCTCGGCATGATCGCCACCGCCGTCGCGACCGGAGTCTTCGGCGTCCTGCAGACCCTGATCTCCACCACCGTCGGCCAGCGCGTCATGCACGACCTGCGGACCGCCGTCTACGAGCGGCTCCAGCGCATGTCGCTGGCCTTCTTCACCCGCACCCGCACCGGCGAGGTGCAGTCCAGGATCGCCAACGACATCGGCGGCATGCAGGCCACCGTCACCTCCACCGCGACCTCGCTGGTCTCCAACGCCACCGCCGTCATCGCCTCCGTCGTGGCGATGGCAGCCCTGGACTGGCGGCTGACCATCGTCTCCCTGCTGCTGCTCCCGGTCTTCGTCTGGATCGCCCGCCGGGTCGGCCGCGAGCGCAAGAAGATCGCCACTGAGCGGCAGAAGCAGATGGCCTCGATGTCCGCGATCGTCACCGAGTCGCTGTCGGTCAGCGGCATCCTGCTCGGCCGCACCATGGGCCGCGCCGACTCGCTCACCCGCGACTTCTCCACCGAGTCCGAGCGCCTGGTCGACCTCGAAGTGCGCTCCAACATGCAGGGCCGCTGGCGGATGGCCGTCATCGGCATCGTGATGTCCGCGATGCCGGCCCTGCTCTACTGGGCCGCCGGGCTGACCACAGGACATGGCGGCCCCGCCCTCTCCATCGGCACCCTGGTCGCCTTCGTCTCGCTCCAGCAGGGCCTCTTCCGGCCCACCGTCTCGCTGCTGGCCACCGGTGTGCAGATGCAGACGTCGCTCGCGCTCTTCCAGCGCATCTTCGAATACCTCGACCTGCCGCTGGACATCACCGAACGGCCCGGCGCGCGCAGCCTGGGGACCGTACGCGGCGACATCGCCTTCGAGGCCGTGGACTTCGCCTACGACGCCGAGTCCGGCGCCCCGACGCTGCGCGGCATCGACGTGGCCGTCCCCGCGGGCGGCAGCCTCGCCGTCGTCGGCGCGACCGGTTCGGGCAAGAGCACCCTGAGCTACCTGGTGCCGCGGCTCTACGACGTGACAGCGGGCCGGGTCACGATCGACGGCACCGACGTCCGCGATCTGACCTTCGACACGCTGGCCGCCGCGGTCGGCGTGGTCTCCCAGGAGACGTATCTCTTCCACGCCTCGGTCGCGGAGAACCTGCGCTTCGCCAAGCCGGACGCGACCGACGACGAGATCCACGCCGCCGCCCGGGCCGCCCAGATCCATGAGCACATCGCGGCCCTGCCGGACGGCTACGACACGCTCGTCGGCGAGCGCGGCTACCGCTTCTCCGGCGGCGAGAAGCAGCGGCTTGCCATCGCCCGCACGATTCTGCGCAACCCGCCGGTGCTCATCCTCGACGAGGCCACCAGCGCACTGGACACCAGGACCGAGCAGGCCGTCCAGGACGCCATCGACACCCTGTCGGCCGGGCGCACCACCGTCACCATCGCCCACCGGCTGTCCACCATCCGCGACGCCGACCAGATCGTGGTCCTCGACGCCGGGCGGATCATCGAACGCGGCACCCACGACGAACTCCTCGCGGCGGGCGGTCGCTACGCGGCACTGGTGCAACGCGATACGCAACTGGCGACCAGCGCGCCCTGA
- a CDS encoding (Fe-S)-binding protein → MRVALFLTCVNDLLYPDTGRAVVTLLERLGVEVDFPAGQTCCGQAHYNTGYRHEAEPLVRRHAEVFAGYDYVVAPSGSCVAMVRENYPRMAERAAAEGRDSGRGLAAAAAAAVPQTYELTEFLVDVLGVTDVGAYFPHTVTYHPSCHGLRMLGLGDRPRRLLQAVRGLELRELPGAQECCGFGGTFAVKNPDVSAAMGQDKIDNARSTGAQVLCGADNSCLMHLDGMISRQNTPLRAVHLAEILASTQEHPYQTPETAGKIR, encoded by the coding sequence ATGCGCGTAGCACTCTTCCTCACTTGTGTGAATGACCTGTTGTATCCGGATACAGGTCGGGCGGTGGTGACGCTGCTGGAGCGGCTGGGTGTGGAGGTGGACTTCCCCGCGGGGCAGACGTGTTGCGGCCAGGCGCACTACAACACCGGTTACCGGCATGAGGCGGAGCCTTTGGTGCGGAGGCATGCGGAGGTGTTCGCGGGTTACGACTACGTGGTGGCGCCGTCGGGTTCGTGTGTGGCGATGGTCCGGGAGAACTATCCGCGGATGGCCGAGCGTGCCGCCGCCGAGGGCCGCGACAGCGGGCGCGGGCTGGCCGCGGCCGCGGCCGCGGCGGTGCCGCAGACCTACGAGCTGACCGAGTTCCTGGTCGACGTCCTCGGGGTCACCGACGTCGGCGCGTACTTCCCGCACACCGTGACCTACCACCCCTCCTGCCACGGCCTGCGGATGCTCGGCCTGGGCGACCGCCCCCGGCGGCTGCTCCAGGCGGTGCGGGGGCTGGAACTGCGGGAGCTGCCGGGCGCGCAGGAGTGCTGCGGCTTCGGGGGGACCTTCGCGGTCAAGAACCCCGACGTGTCCGCCGCGATGGGCCAGGACAAGATCGACAACGCCCGTTCCACCGGCGCCCAGGTCCTGTGCGGGGCCGACAACTCCTGCCTCATGCACCTCGACGGCATGATCTCCCGCCAGAACACCCCGCTGCGGGCCGTCCACCTCGCCGAGATCCTCGCCTCGACCCAGGAACACCCCTACCAGACACCGGAAACGGCAGGAAAGATCCGATGA
- a CDS encoding ATP-dependent DNA ligase, with product MDLPVMPPVQPMLAKAAKAIPSGMQYEAKWDGFRAIVFRDGDEIELGSRSAKPLTRYFPEVVEALRTRIPPRCVLDGEIVITRGGRLDFDALLERIHPADSRVRHLAEVTPAGFIAFDLLALGDTSLMAEPQRDRRAALTAALEDATAPVFIAPATDDLALAEDWFDRFEGAGLDGVVAKPPQLAYRPGERVLVKVKHERTADCVVAGLRLHKSGPVVGSLLLGLHDGEGRLQHVGVCASFPMRRRAELMEELAPLRMDSVAGHPWQEWASEEAQAADRLPGGPSRWTGKKDLSWLPLRPERVVEVAYDHMQGDRFRHTAQFRRWRPDREPGQCTYAQLEEPVGYDLADFLSTG from the coding sequence ATGGACTTGCCGGTGATGCCCCCTGTGCAGCCGATGCTGGCCAAGGCCGCGAAGGCCATCCCGTCCGGCATGCAGTACGAGGCCAAATGGGACGGCTTCCGCGCGATCGTCTTCCGCGACGGTGACGAGATCGAGCTGGGCAGCCGCTCCGCCAAGCCGCTCACCCGCTACTTCCCCGAGGTCGTGGAGGCGCTGCGGACCCGGATCCCGCCGCGCTGCGTGCTCGACGGCGAGATCGTCATCACGCGGGGCGGGCGGCTGGACTTCGACGCGCTGCTGGAGCGGATCCATCCCGCCGACTCCCGGGTGCGCCATCTGGCGGAGGTGACGCCCGCGGGCTTCATCGCCTTCGACCTGCTCGCGCTCGGCGACACCTCGCTCATGGCGGAGCCGCAGCGGGACCGCAGGGCGGCGCTCACGGCGGCACTGGAGGACGCGACCGCGCCGGTCTTCATCGCGCCCGCCACGGACGATCTGGCGCTGGCCGAGGACTGGTTCGACCGCTTCGAGGGCGCGGGTCTCGACGGGGTCGTCGCCAAGCCCCCGCAACTGGCGTACCGGCCGGGCGAACGCGTCCTGGTGAAGGTCAAGCACGAGCGCACCGCCGACTGCGTCGTCGCGGGGCTGCGGCTGCACAAGAGCGGGCCGGTGGTGGGGTCCCTGCTGCTCGGCCTCCACGACGGCGAAGGGCGCCTCCAGCACGTCGGCGTGTGCGCGTCCTTCCCGATGCGGCGCCGCGCCGAACTGATGGAGGAGCTGGCCCCGCTGCGGATGGACTCGGTCGCCGGCCACCCCTGGCAGGAGTGGGCGAGCGAGGAGGCCCAGGCCGCCGACCGGCTGCCTGGCGGCCCCAGCCGGTGGACCGGCAAGAAGGACCTGTCCTGGCTGCCGCTGCGCCCTGAGCGGGTCGTCGAGGTCGCCTACGACCACATGCAGGGCGACCGCTTCCGGCACACCGCGCAATTCCGCCGCTGGCGCCCGGACCGCGAACCCGGGCAGTGCACCTACGCCCAGCTGGAGGAGCCGGTCGGATACGACCTGGCGGACTTCCTGTCCACGGGATAG
- a CDS encoding MarR family transcriptional regulator, with translation MDTRTTEPAPSHATADEVTGRLADQLLRLSRRLHRAQRRLLEPLGITPAQARLLRTLAHCDEPPRMADLAQRLDVVPRAVTTLVDALEEQELLRRVPDPHNRRVIRIELSDGGRRALADLRLARRTAAAEILAPLDAGSRAALTELLAALDRDEAAEPRRC, from the coding sequence ATGGACACCCGTACCACCGAGCCCGCGCCTTCGCACGCGACGGCGGACGAAGTCACCGGTCGGCTCGCCGATCAGCTGCTGCGGCTGAGCCGGCGGCTGCACCGTGCCCAGCGCCGGCTGCTCGAACCGCTGGGCATCACGCCCGCGCAGGCCCGGCTGCTGCGGACGCTGGCACACTGCGACGAGCCGCCGCGGATGGCCGATCTCGCCCAGCGCCTCGATGTGGTGCCGCGGGCGGTGACGACGCTGGTGGACGCGCTGGAGGAGCAGGAGCTGCTGCGCCGGGTGCCCGATCCGCACAACCGCCGGGTGATCAGGATCGAGCTGAGCGACGGCGGGCGACGGGCGCTGGCCGATCTGCGGCTCGCCAGGCGTACGGCCGCGGCCGAGATCCTGGCGCCGCTGGACGCCGGCAGCCGCGCCGCGCTGACCGAGCTGCTGGCCGCGCTCGACCGGGACGAGGCGGCGGAGCCGCGCCGCTGCTGA
- a CDS encoding LutC/YkgG family protein: MTTDSRTEILRRIRQALDGTTDGTPPDPATIPRDYLTVHAHRTPEQSADLLADNLTDYRAHVHRTNEQDLPATLARLLTHHGTRTAITPPDLPHHWLSQTTGITITTPDETTTTHTLDTADTVITGCTLAIAETGTIILDSTTAQGQRRITLIPDHHICVIRTPQQIVDSIPQALPRLNPAHPQTWISGPSATSDIELTRIEGVHGPRTLDVILLTSSPQSG; this comes from the coding sequence ATGACCACCGACAGCCGCACCGAAATCCTCCGCCGCATCCGCCAAGCCCTCGACGGCACCACCGACGGCACCCCGCCCGACCCCGCCACCATCCCCCGCGACTACCTCACCGTCCACGCCCACCGCACCCCCGAACAAAGCGCCGACCTCCTCGCGGACAACCTCACCGACTACCGCGCCCACGTCCACCGCACCAACGAACAAGACCTCCCCGCAACCCTCGCCCGACTCCTCACCCACCACGGCACCCGCACCGCCATCACACCCCCCGACCTCCCCCACCACTGGCTCAGCCAGACCACCGGCATCACCATCACCACCCCCGACGAAACCACCACCACCCACACCCTCGACACCGCCGACACCGTCATCACCGGCTGCACCCTCGCCATCGCCGAAACCGGCACCATCATCCTCGACAGCACCACCGCCCAAGGCCAACGACGCATCACCCTCATCCCCGACCACCACATCTGCGTCATCCGCACACCCCAGCAAATCGTCGACTCCATCCCCCAAGCCCTCCCACGACTCAACCCCGCCCACCCCCAAACCTGGATCTCCGGACCCTCCGCCACCAGCGACATCGAACTCACCCGCATCGAAGGCGTCCACGGCCCCCGCACCCTCGACGTCATCCTCCTGACGTCATCGCCGCAGAGCGGCTGA
- a CDS encoding lactate utilization protein B — protein sequence MSGTYLGLPSFPAAAREATRDGQLRANLRHATHTIRSKRATAISELTDWPQLRAAGAAIKDHTLRHLDHYLLQLEEAVTAAGGTVHWATDADDANRIITALVHATGHTEVVKVKSMTTQETGLNHALAHAGITAYETDLAELIVQLGNDLPSHILVPAIHKNRTEIRDIFTREMTHWGRPAPDNLTDNPTDLAEAARLHLREKFLTAKVAISGANFMIAETGTLAVLESEGNGRMCLTLPDTLITLAGIEKVIPTWQDLEVFLQTLPRSSTAERMNPYTTLWTGTTPHNGPRTFHLVLLDNGRTDTLADTTGRQALRCIRCSACLNVCPVYERTGGHAYGTPYPGPIGAILTPQLHGTTTPLDASLPYASTLCGACYDVCPVAIDIPDILTHLRERITQGGPTTRQGQKTTIKPAKRHRLEHTTMRTTRWTLQHPTALHHAQKLATHTRKLHPKNPPGTTTKAWTTTRNLPQIPPTTFRQWWQQHQKQTTQPTQHTQQAPHTEKAQPAHNTEQNELTPQTPQTPQNGKSEKGQQNEKGGRQQ from the coding sequence ATGAGCGGTACGTATCTGGGGCTGCCGTCGTTCCCGGCCGCCGCACGGGAAGCGACCCGCGACGGGCAGCTGCGGGCGAACCTGCGCCACGCCACCCACACCATCCGCAGCAAACGCGCCACCGCGATCAGCGAACTCACCGACTGGCCCCAACTGCGCGCCGCGGGAGCCGCGATCAAGGACCACACCCTGCGCCACCTCGACCACTACCTCCTCCAACTGGAAGAGGCGGTGACCGCGGCCGGCGGGACCGTCCACTGGGCCACCGACGCCGACGACGCCAACCGCATCATCACCGCCCTCGTCCACGCCACCGGCCACACCGAAGTCGTCAAGGTCAAATCCATGACCACCCAGGAAACCGGCCTCAACCACGCCCTCGCCCACGCAGGCATCACCGCCTACGAAACCGACCTCGCCGAACTCATCGTCCAGCTCGGCAACGACCTCCCCTCCCACATCCTCGTCCCCGCCATCCACAAGAACCGCACCGAGATCCGCGACATCTTCACCCGCGAGATGACCCACTGGGGACGCCCCGCCCCCGACAACCTCACCGACAACCCCACCGACCTCGCAGAAGCCGCCCGCCTCCACCTCCGCGAAAAATTCCTCACCGCCAAAGTCGCCATCTCCGGCGCCAACTTCATGATCGCCGAAACCGGCACCCTCGCCGTCCTGGAATCCGAAGGCAACGGCCGCATGTGCCTCACCCTCCCCGACACCCTCATCACCCTGGCCGGCATCGAAAAAGTCATCCCCACCTGGCAGGACCTCGAAGTCTTCCTCCAAACCCTCCCCCGCTCCTCCACCGCCGAACGCATGAACCCCTACACCACACTGTGGACCGGCACCACACCCCACAACGGCCCCCGCACCTTCCACCTCGTCCTCCTCGACAACGGCCGCACCGACACCCTCGCCGACACCACCGGACGACAAGCACTGCGCTGCATCCGCTGCTCCGCCTGCCTCAACGTCTGCCCCGTCTACGAACGCACCGGCGGCCACGCCTACGGCACCCCCTACCCCGGCCCCATCGGTGCCATCCTCACCCCCCAACTCCACGGCACCACCACCCCCCTGGACGCCTCACTCCCCTACGCCTCCACCCTCTGCGGCGCCTGCTACGACGTCTGCCCCGTCGCCATCGACATCCCCGACATCCTCACCCACCTCCGCGAACGCATCACCCAAGGCGGACCCACCACCCGCCAAGGACAGAAAACCACCATCAAACCCGCCAAACGCCACCGCCTCGAACACACCACCATGCGCACCACCCGATGGACCCTCCAGCACCCCACCGCACTCCACCACGCCCAAAAACTCGCCACCCACACCCGAAAACTCCACCCCAAAAACCCACCAGGCACCACCACCAAAGCCTGGACCACCACCCGCAACCTCCCTCAAATCCCCCCCACCACCTTCCGCCAATGGTGGCAACAACACCAAAAACAAACCACACAACCAACCCAGCACACCCAGCAAGCCCCGCACACCGAAAAAGCTCAGCCCGCCCACAACACCGAACAGAACGAACTAACCCCGCAGACCCCGCAGACCCCGCAGAACGGGAAAAGCGAAAAAGGCCAGCAGAACGAGAAAGGCGGCCGTCAGCAATGA
- a CDS encoding glycoside hydrolase family 3 N-terminal domain-containing protein, whose translation MNALRRLTALVDSCLLPTVRGRHERLPEWILRGLESGTPGAAVDGQGPAARATTEALRAALPDALAGLPGVRDPDRAGGGSAAAADLVAAGANLHLAVRPGLRADETRVFVTDLQTHGVAAALGPFTAAGSLRPFAEGAAAGVRAITAGHAPVPGDEQLPAMLSARAVTGVLRGELGYGGVVLSDTLDAPAIVDGWGVPGAAVLAWIAGVDLVRLGPSSGAGVRDAIHAAAARAVADGDLPQWRLEEAAERVARLRRWASEPRMPAAEPARAAGAG comes from the coding sequence GTGAACGCGTTGCGCCGGCTCACCGCGCTGGTCGACTCGTGCCTGCTGCCCACCGTGCGCGGGCGGCACGAACGGCTGCCCGAATGGATTCTGCGCGGCCTGGAGAGCGGCACGCCGGGCGCGGCCGTGGACGGACAGGGTCCGGCGGCGCGGGCGACGACCGAAGCGCTGCGGGCGGCACTGCCCGACGCACTCGCCGGGCTCCCGGGTGTGCGGGACCCGGACCGGGCCGGCGGCGGCAGCGCCGCGGCGGCCGACCTCGTCGCGGCGGGCGCGAACCTCCATCTGGCCGTCCGCCCAGGACTTCGCGCCGACGAGACCCGCGTCTTCGTCACCGACCTGCAGACGCACGGTGTGGCCGCCGCGCTCGGCCCCTTCACGGCCGCGGGCAGCCTGCGGCCGTTCGCCGAGGGCGCCGCCGCGGGCGTACGGGCGATCACCGCGGGCCACGCCCCGGTGCCGGGCGACGAGCAACTGCCCGCCATGCTCAGCGCCCGGGCGGTGACCGGGGTGCTGCGGGGCGAGCTGGGATACGGCGGCGTCGTCCTGAGCGACACGCTCGACGCGCCCGCGATCGTCGACGGCTGGGGCGTACCCGGCGCCGCGGTGCTGGCCTGGATCGCCGGCGTCGACCTGGTGCGGCTCGGACCGTCGAGCGGCGCGGGGGTGCGGGACGCGATCCACGCCGCCGCGGCCCGCGCGGTGGCCGACGGCGACCTGCCGCAGTGGCGGCTGGAGGAGGCCGCGGAGCGGGTCGCACGGCTGCGCCGCTGGGCCTCGGAGCCGCGGATGCCGGCCGCCGAGCCTGCCCGGGCCGCCGGCGCCGGCTGA
- a CDS encoding NAD(P)-binding domain-containing protein, whose amino-acid sequence MNDAVRDVEVAVVGAGQAGLSAGYFLRRTGFAPGTGFVVLDHSPGPGGAWQYRWPSLTYGKAHRVHELPGMPLGDADPDRPSAEVVGDYFARYEREFDLRVHRPVDVTAVRGGDGGRLRIETDAGTWSARALINATGTWDRPFMPYYPGQETFLGRQLHTAGYRGAADFAGLHVVVVGGGTSAVQLLMELAEVARTTWVTRRPPVFRSTPFTEDWGREAVATVERRVRSGLPPQSVVSVTGLAATDAVRQAIDRGTLRRQEMFDRITPHGVAWSDGRTLDADVILWATGFRAALDHLAPLRLREPGGGIAVDGTRVIKDPRVHLVGYGPSASTIGANRAGRTAVRDIRALLARAPSDSAPPAGLARERPLERAR is encoded by the coding sequence ATGAACGATGCGGTGCGTGATGTCGAGGTCGCCGTGGTCGGCGCCGGCCAGGCCGGCCTGTCGGCGGGCTATTTCCTGCGCCGCACGGGCTTCGCCCCGGGCACGGGTTTCGTCGTGCTCGACCACTCCCCCGGCCCCGGCGGCGCCTGGCAGTACCGCTGGCCGTCGCTCACCTACGGCAAGGCGCACCGGGTGCACGAACTGCCCGGCATGCCCTTGGGCGACGCCGACCCCGACCGGCCGTCGGCCGAGGTGGTGGGCGACTACTTCGCCCGCTACGAGCGGGAGTTCGACCTGCGGGTGCACCGTCCGGTCGACGTGACGGCGGTACGCGGCGGGGACGGCGGGCGGCTGCGGATCGAGACCGACGCCGGGACGTGGTCGGCGCGGGCACTGATCAATGCCACGGGTACCTGGGACCGGCCCTTCATGCCGTACTACCCGGGCCAGGAGACCTTCCTCGGCCGCCAGTTGCACACCGCCGGCTACCGGGGCGCCGCGGACTTCGCCGGCCTGCACGTGGTGGTCGTCGGCGGCGGCACCTCGGCGGTGCAGCTGCTGATGGAGCTGGCCGAAGTGGCACGCACCACCTGGGTGACCCGGCGTCCACCGGTCTTCCGCAGCACGCCCTTCACCGAGGACTGGGGACGCGAGGCGGTCGCGACGGTCGAGCGGCGGGTGCGCAGCGGACTGCCGCCGCAGAGCGTCGTGAGCGTGACCGGGCTGGCCGCTACCGACGCCGTGCGGCAGGCCATCGACCGCGGCACATTGCGGCGGCAGGAGATGTTCGACCGGATCACGCCGCATGGCGTCGCCTGGAGTGACGGCCGGACACTGGACGCGGACGTGATCCTGTGGGCCACCGGTTTCCGCGCCGCACTCGACCATCTCGCCCCGCTGCGGCTGCGCGAACCCGGCGGCGGCATCGCGGTGGACGGCACGCGGGTGATCAAGGATCCGCGCGTCCATCTGGTCGGCTACGGGCCGTCCGCGAGCACCATCGGCGCCAACCGCGCGGGCCGTACGGCCGTACGCGACATCCGGGCGCTGCTGGCCCGCGCACCGTCGGATTCCGCCCCTCCGGCCGGACTCGCGCGCGAGCGCCCGCTCGAACGTGCGCGCTGA